From Syntrophorhabdaceae bacterium, one genomic window encodes:
- a CDS encoding toxin TcdB middle/N-terminal domain-containing protein: MYSWDSGYWWYGDFNGDGMTDICYYTSSGYRKIKFSNGDGTFTDGPPFSVPDIYSWSSSFWTYGDFNGDGRTDIIYYATPSDGSWKVKFSNGDGTFTDGPRFNVPDRYSSDPGYWDYGDFNGDGRTDINYYTTTGNRKVKFADSGGDLLVSITNGIGGTTSLTYTPSSSYQNTYLPFIVWTVSQITHSDGRGQSYTTKYAYTGGLFDPIEREFMGFRYAASYQMRDASTYESVTETWYHQDLTVKGSIEVERTTSFEGHTRQVNNTWLIGTMAGGVTYPYLQTVQSTATDSGYAPYTYSIDYVYNHTYLNVIREYKSGATEDEDVDTSFTYTNYTTPWIISKPTEVKVKDHSGNIKSAKWMTYHSTTGNLLTEEVCKSDTPASTCISSNPTQNSVVTYQYATEGNLSSVTDSLNHTTTYTYDATKTFVYETVNAVSHVTRTVYNPGTGKLLSLTPPHLYGTGYAITSQYDVFGRLIREDRPDGGYTTYLYANLGNPTAQFVEKKEHITGGASPTAVQDNPFPKPLSL, from the coding sequence CAGCTGGTCCTCATCATTCTGGACGTATGGTGATTTTAACGGAGACGGCAGGACGGACATCATTTACTACGCCACACCTTCTGACGGAAGCTGGAAGGTCAAGTTCAGCAACGGCGACGGCACCTTTACCGACGGACCCCGGTTCAACGTACCTGACAGATATAGCTCGGATCCGGGTTATTGGGACTATGGCGATTTCAACGGAGACGGCAGGACCGATATCAATTACTATACGACCACCGGTAACCGGAAGGTCAAGTTCGCTGACTCCGGCGGCGACCTCCTCGTGTCCATCACAAACGGCATCGGCGGCACCACCTCCCTCACCTACACCCCTTCCTCCTCTTACCAGAACACCTACCTGCCCTTTATCGTCTGGACCGTCTCGCAGATAACGCACAGCGACGGCAGGGGGCAGTCGTATACCACGAAGTATGCCTACACCGGAGGATTGTTCGATCCCATCGAGCGGGAGTTCATGGGCTTCCGGTACGCCGCCTCCTACCAGATGCGGGACGCCTCCACCTATGAATCGGTGACAGAGACCTGGTACCACCAGGACCTCACCGTAAAAGGTTCCATCGAGGTGGAGCGCACCACCTCCTTCGAGGGACACACGAGGCAGGTGAACAACACTTGGTTGATCGGGACCATGGCAGGCGGCGTCACGTATCCCTACCTCCAGACCGTGCAATCAACCGCCACCGATAGCGGCTATGCCCCCTATACCTACTCCATCGACTATGTCTACAATCATACCTACCTGAACGTTATCCGTGAGTATAAGAGCGGCGCAACCGAGGACGAGGACGTGGACACCTCCTTCACCTATACGAACTACACCACCCCCTGGATCATAAGCAAGCCGACAGAGGTGAAGGTCAAGGATCACTCGGGGAACATAAAAAGCGCCAAATGGATGACCTACCATTCCACCACCGGGAACCTCCTGACTGAAGAGGTCTGCAAGAGCGACACCCCCGCTTCAACGTGTATCAGCAGTAACCCCACCCAGAACTCCGTTGTCACTTACCAGTACGCCACCGAAGGCAACCTCTCCTCTGTCACCGATTCCCTGAACCATACCACCACCTATACCTACGACGCCACGAAGACCTTCGTCTATGAGACGGTAAACGCCGTAAGCCACGTAACAAGGACCGTCTATAACCCCGGCACCGGCAAGCTCCTCTCCCTTACCCCTCCCCACCTCTACGGCACAGGCTATGCCATTACCTCCCAGTACGATGTCTTCGGGAGGCTGATACGGGAGGATCGTCCTGACGGGGGATACACGACGTATCTCTACGCGAACTTAGGCAACCCTACTGCTCAGTTCGTGGAGAAGAAAGAGCACATCACCGGAGGGGCCTCTCCCACTGCTGTCCAAGATAATCCATTTCCCAAACCTCTTTCTTTATAG